The following proteins come from a genomic window of Andrena cerasifolii isolate SP2316 chromosome 6, iyAndCera1_principal, whole genome shotgun sequence:
- the LOC143369534 gene encoding uncharacterized protein LOC143369534 isoform X3 yields MSPSISSINADAFDSSTNVPFLQASRIGSEVVSSSNNLKNILLKGKDTKSDHKRTATSSIKKFNKDADPREDQFMMPPPNCDRILSTFKKSNSVAHNIAKAGPVPEIDCTASDIDKESPKESALRYLQNSSNTVQNKKIRIFTRWKVVLNEQGQLIIRGMIECGQIARSKPIIRRLTITTVQSISKHVYYLQGDIVDDGYELPDFVRGKFHSGFPDDWENVYQIWRTFVQQGSKLTFRWPTPIADSDDDLKSEVTDITYASLSSPEDKTLKFKTSNGMRASRLSFNSDCTFNVSQSNSGKENRSPRSGRISNLSTQTRMSNASSKLCDNVAVQTPAKQCSCEKESYKQQESIASSCSYLGNKTNKLKDKLNGIVDNLDKNCPEEFMNKIIEIFDCLNYVMSHGPIKDDESNTEGSKLEQNKCTVQDQRNEANDNSREYCQSELIPLQNPLHLDIDKHSCSIKTDRTITGNKFIGANRDKDDDDDSGSEIYAGVPRISAERVLRQKETLTKPCKRKVRKQLMHQKHNITGNKYTPNVSRDKSFSDASRIANVNSMKFNDSSVSIIGDETECLRVKKFINNTNDEDNVSKHSNFNEIEEGEREKRNSFKRDERTHEMQEHIVQKHSTKHYRSGGTICDSFKASENNECKINGTTGMRNDVADTNSRTEIFKNRDGNFNHQHQDYVIEEQPEQLLAQPMDAGKKISKPVLISSVAVSVDIMRKQGLKVDVVEKDNNKELKKPNEDVKSLKQKESPLKKPNSIRISNPVPLIHKKQDHEAHNNVQVGNVNSPISKKWRQDELRVAIDDQDENDCKSKLLSAWVPRLLQKPELCLIFVGKLLNDAGHVVHRNFKTGPVMRRVSSKLIETVNHEFYELIGDINDTKHAIPKELLHQCRYGCPSRIETFCRTWKSLRRDDDHSRVTTVKLNDTVDAINIGVSSKGRRIIPPLSYWTGERIALKDNNPVYSPGISQDSLLTTSCECRSNSKPLQKTNRSKKNDSDESKNTPVSGAENSTKDLKKIGRNKHGNFVTRKKRRAVEQAVESSDSSDNKNIPASKKQKVKGNQRGSPNSADTENKQDAEAKVITKPTQPTVRANGDFNTSKEMFMRNQSSAETYRDIKCTFYQDIPFKDDILSDDQDSYV; encoded by the exons ATGTCACCTAGCATCTCCAGTATTAATGCAGATGCATTTGATTCGAGTACTAACGTTCCATTCTTACAAGCCTCTAGAATAGGCAGCGAGGTTGTTTCTTCGAGcaacaatttgaaaaatatcCTTTTGAAAGGGAAAGACACTAAAAGTGATCACAAACGGACTGCTACGtctagtattaaaaaattcaacaaaGATGCTGACCCCCGAGAAGATCAGTTTATGATGCCACCGCCTAATTGCGATCGTATTCTTTCTACTTTTAAGAAATCAAATAGCGTGGCACATAACATCGCAAAAGCTGGACCTGTGCCAGAAATCGATTGCACCGCATCTGACATTGACAAAGAATCTCCTAAAGAAAGTGCTCTCCGTTATTTGCAGAATAGTTCTAATACTGTGCAGAATAAAAAGATTAGGATTTTCACGAGGTGGAAAGTTGTGTTAAACGAGCAGGGCCAGTTGATTATCAGAGGAATGATAGAATG TGGACAAATCGCTAGAAGCAAGCCTATTATTAGGCGGTTGACAATTACCACTGTCCAATCTATTTCTAAGCATGTGTATTATCTGCAAGGGGACATTGTTGACGATGGATATG AATTACCAGACTTTGTGAGGGGTAAATTTCATAGTGGATTTCCCGACGATTGGGAAAACGTTTATCAAATTTGGAGAACATTTGTACAGCAAGGGTCTAAACTAACTTTTCGTTGGCCGACCCCTATCGCGGACAGTGACGACGATTTAAAAAGCGAAGTAACAGATATCACTTATGCGTCTCTCAGCAGTCCCGAAGATAAAACACTGAAATTCAAAACTTCCAATGGAATGCGTGCATCCCGACTGTCATTTAATTCCGACTGTACATTTAATGTCTCGCAGTCGAATAGTGGCAAAGAAAATCGTAGCCCGCGTAGTGGTCGAATAAGCAATTTATCCACACAGACACGTATGTCTAACGCGAGCAGTAAGTTGTGTGATAACGTTGCCGTTCAAACTCCCGCAAAGCAGTGCAGTTGTGAGAAAGAAAGCTATAAACAGCAAGAAAGCATAGCTTCGAGCTGCTCTTACCTTGGAAATAAAACTAACAAATTAAAGGATAAATTGAATGGCATTGTTGATAACTTAGATAAGAATTGCCCTGAAGAATTTATGAATAAAATCATTGAAATATTTGACTGTCTAAATTACGTTATGTCGCATGGGCCAATTAAAGACGATGAATCCAATACAGAGGGTTCGAAGCTAGAGCAAAATAAATGTACAGTGCAGGACCAACGTAACGAGGCAAACGACAATTCACGTGAATACTGCCAATCCGAATTGATTCCTCTGCAAAATCCTCTTCATCTTGACATAGATAAACATTCATGTTCTATAAAAACAGATCGCACTATCACGGGTAATAAGTTTATTGGCGCAAATAGAGATAaagatgacgatgacgatagtGGGAGCGAAATTTATGCAGGAGTTCCTAGGATATCAGCGGAACGAGTACTACGGCAAAAGGAAACATTAACTAAACCTTGTAAACGTAAAGTACGAAAACAATTGATGCATCAGAAGCATAATATTACAGGGAACAAATATACTCCAAATGTATCTCGAGACAAAAGTTTCTCCGATGCAAGCAGGATTGCTAATGTTAATAGCATGAAATTTAATGATTCTAGTGTTAGTATTATAGGAGACGAGACAGAATGTCTAAGAGTcaagaaatttattaataatacaaATGATGAAGATAATGTTAGTAAGCAttctaatttcaatgaaattgaaGAGGGAGAACGGGAGAAAAGAAATTCCTTTAAAAGAGATGAACGTACACACGAAATGCAGGAACATATCGTACAGAAGCATTCAACCAAGCACTATAGGTCTGGTGGAACTATTTGCGACTCTTTTAAGGCAAGCGAGAACAATGAATGTAAAATTAATGGAACTACTGGAATGAGGAACGATGTGGCAGACACAAATTCTCGTACGGAAATTTTCAAGAATCGAGACGGAAATTTCAATCATCAGCATCAAGATTATGTAATTGAAGAGCAACCTGAACAACTGCTAGCCCAACCAATGGATGCtggtaaaaaaatttcgaaacccGTTTTAATTAGTTCAGTAGCTGTTAGCGTAGACATTATGAGAAAGCAAGGGCTAAAAGTGGATGTAGTTGAGAAGGATAATAATAAAGAACTCAAGAAACCGAACGAGGACGTGAAAAGTTTGAAACAGAAAGAGTCCCCCCTTAAAAAGCCTAACTCTATTAGGATTAGCAATCCAGTGCCGTTAATTCACAAGAAACAAGATCACGAGGCACATAATAATGTTCAGGTGGGTAATGTGAATTctccaatttcgaaaaaatggaGGCAGGACGAGTTAAGAGTTGCCATAGACGATCAAGATGAAAATGATTGTAAATCGAAGTTGTTATCCGCTTGGGTACCGAGACTTCTACAGAAGCCAGAATTGTGTTTAATTTTCGTGGGGAAATTACTAAA CGATGCTGGCCACGTTGTgcatagaaattttaaaacggGCCCTGTGATGCGCCGAGTATCATCGAAATTGATTGAAACAGTAAACCATGAGTTTTACGAATTAATCGGTGACATAAATGATACCAAACATG CGATACCTAAGGAGCTTTTACATCAATGTCGTTACGGATGTCCGTCGAGGATAGAAACATTTTGCAGAACGTGGAAATCATTACGAA GGGACGATGACCATTCAAGGGTGACTACGGTAAAATTAAACGACACAGTAGACGCTATAAATATTGGCGTAAGTTCAAAAGGCAGGAGGATTATACCTCCATTAAGTTATTGGACTG GGGAACGTATTGCTTTGAAGGATAATAACCCAGTATACAGTCCTGGTATTTCGCAAGACTCTCTATTAACGACTTCCTGCGAATGTCGCAGTAACAGTAAACCCTTACAAAAAACGAATAGAAGTAAGAAAAATGATTCCGACGAGTCAAAG AATACACCCGTCAGCGGTGCAGAAAATTCGACTAAGGATTTAAAAAAGATCGGACGCAATAAACACGGAAATTTTGtaacgagaaaaaagagaagAGCCGTGGAGCAAGCGGTAGAATCAAGCGACTCGAGCGACAATAAAAACATTCCCGCCTCTAAG AAGCAAAAAGTTAAAGGAAATCAACGGGGGTCACCAAATTCCGCGGATACGGAGAATAAACAGGATGCAGAAGCAAAAGTAATAACGAAACCGACGCAACCGACCGTACGAGCAAATGGCGATTTTAATACTTCGaaagaaat GTTTATGAGAAACCAATCTTCAGCTGAAACCTACCGCGATATAAAATGTACGTTTTATCAAGATATTCCATTTAAGGATGACATTTTATCCGACGATCAAGATTCTTATGTATGA
- the LOC143369534 gene encoding uncharacterized protein LOC143369534 isoform X2, giving the protein MAHMAEVKFSDLQTDERYKRLERTLKLALLKKGRKQDGDVSWSSIMSPSISSINADAFDSSTNVPFLQASRIGSEVVSSSNNLKNILLKGKDTKSDHKRTATSSIKKFNKDADPREDQFMMPPPNCDRILSTFKKSNSVAHNIAKAGPVPEIDCTASDIDKESPKESALRYLQNSSNTVQNKKIRIFTRWKVVLNEQGQLIIRGMIECGQIARSKPIIRRLTITTVQSISKHVYYLQGDIVDDGYELPDFVRGKFHSGFPDDWENVYQIWRTFVQQGSKLTFRWPTPIADSDDDLKSEVTDITYASLSSPEDKTLKFKTSNGMRASRLSFNSDCTFNVSQSNSGKENRSPRSGRISNLSTQTRMSNASSKLCDNVAVQTPAKQCSCEKESYKQQESIASSCSYLGNKTNKLKDKLNGIVDNLDKNCPEEFMNKIIEIFDCLNYVMSHGPIKDDESNTEGSKLEQNKCTVQDQRNEANDNSREYCQSELIPLQNPLHLDIDKHSCSIKTDRTITGNKFIGANRDKDDDDDSGSEIYAGVPRISAERVLRQKETLTKPCKRKVRKQLMHQKHNITGNKYTPNVSRDKSFSDASRIANVNSMKFNDSSVSIIGDETECLRVKKFINNTNDEDNVSKHSNFNEIEEGEREKRNSFKRDERTHEMQEHIVQKHSTKHYRSGGTICDSFKASENNECKINGTTGMRNDVADTNSRTEIFKNRDGNFNHQHQDYVIEEQPEQLLAQPMDAGKKISKPVLISSVAVSVDIMRKQGLKVDVVEKDNNKELKKPNEDVKSLKQKESPLKKPNSIRISNPVPLIHKKQDHEAHNNVQVGNVNSPISKKWRQDELRVAIDDQDENDCKSKLLSAWVPRLLQKPELCLIFVGKLLNDAGHVVHRNFKTGPVMRRVSSKLIETVNHEFYELIGDINDTKHAIPKELLHQCRYGCPSRIETFCRTWKSLRRDDDHSRVTTVKLNDTVDAINIGVSSKGRRIIPPLSYWTGERIALKDNNPVYSPGISQDSLLTTSCECRSNSKPLQKTNRSKKNDSDESKNTPVSGAENSTKDLKKIGRNKHGNFVTRKKRRAVEQAVESSDSSDNKNIPASKKQKVKGNQRGSPNSADTENKQDAEAKVITKPTQPTVRANGDFNTSKEM; this is encoded by the exons ATGGCACACATGGCAGAG GTGAAATTTAGTGATCTTCAAACCGATGAACGATATAAAAGGTTAGAACGAACTTTGAAGCTTGCTTTGCTTAAAAAAGGGAGGAAACAGGATGGAGATGTTTCCTGGTCATCGATTATGTCACCTAGCATCTCCAGTATTAATGCAGATGCATTTGATTCGAGTACTAACGTTCCATTCTTACAAGCCTCTAGAATAGGCAGCGAGGTTGTTTCTTCGAGcaacaatttgaaaaatatcCTTTTGAAAGGGAAAGACACTAAAAGTGATCACAAACGGACTGCTACGtctagtattaaaaaattcaacaaaGATGCTGACCCCCGAGAAGATCAGTTTATGATGCCACCGCCTAATTGCGATCGTATTCTTTCTACTTTTAAGAAATCAAATAGCGTGGCACATAACATCGCAAAAGCTGGACCTGTGCCAGAAATCGATTGCACCGCATCTGACATTGACAAAGAATCTCCTAAAGAAAGTGCTCTCCGTTATTTGCAGAATAGTTCTAATACTGTGCAGAATAAAAAGATTAGGATTTTCACGAGGTGGAAAGTTGTGTTAAACGAGCAGGGCCAGTTGATTATCAGAGGAATGATAGAATG TGGACAAATCGCTAGAAGCAAGCCTATTATTAGGCGGTTGACAATTACCACTGTCCAATCTATTTCTAAGCATGTGTATTATCTGCAAGGGGACATTGTTGACGATGGATATG AATTACCAGACTTTGTGAGGGGTAAATTTCATAGTGGATTTCCCGACGATTGGGAAAACGTTTATCAAATTTGGAGAACATTTGTACAGCAAGGGTCTAAACTAACTTTTCGTTGGCCGACCCCTATCGCGGACAGTGACGACGATTTAAAAAGCGAAGTAACAGATATCACTTATGCGTCTCTCAGCAGTCCCGAAGATAAAACACTGAAATTCAAAACTTCCAATGGAATGCGTGCATCCCGACTGTCATTTAATTCCGACTGTACATTTAATGTCTCGCAGTCGAATAGTGGCAAAGAAAATCGTAGCCCGCGTAGTGGTCGAATAAGCAATTTATCCACACAGACACGTATGTCTAACGCGAGCAGTAAGTTGTGTGATAACGTTGCCGTTCAAACTCCCGCAAAGCAGTGCAGTTGTGAGAAAGAAAGCTATAAACAGCAAGAAAGCATAGCTTCGAGCTGCTCTTACCTTGGAAATAAAACTAACAAATTAAAGGATAAATTGAATGGCATTGTTGATAACTTAGATAAGAATTGCCCTGAAGAATTTATGAATAAAATCATTGAAATATTTGACTGTCTAAATTACGTTATGTCGCATGGGCCAATTAAAGACGATGAATCCAATACAGAGGGTTCGAAGCTAGAGCAAAATAAATGTACAGTGCAGGACCAACGTAACGAGGCAAACGACAATTCACGTGAATACTGCCAATCCGAATTGATTCCTCTGCAAAATCCTCTTCATCTTGACATAGATAAACATTCATGTTCTATAAAAACAGATCGCACTATCACGGGTAATAAGTTTATTGGCGCAAATAGAGATAaagatgacgatgacgatagtGGGAGCGAAATTTATGCAGGAGTTCCTAGGATATCAGCGGAACGAGTACTACGGCAAAAGGAAACATTAACTAAACCTTGTAAACGTAAAGTACGAAAACAATTGATGCATCAGAAGCATAATATTACAGGGAACAAATATACTCCAAATGTATCTCGAGACAAAAGTTTCTCCGATGCAAGCAGGATTGCTAATGTTAATAGCATGAAATTTAATGATTCTAGTGTTAGTATTATAGGAGACGAGACAGAATGTCTAAGAGTcaagaaatttattaataatacaaATGATGAAGATAATGTTAGTAAGCAttctaatttcaatgaaattgaaGAGGGAGAACGGGAGAAAAGAAATTCCTTTAAAAGAGATGAACGTACACACGAAATGCAGGAACATATCGTACAGAAGCATTCAACCAAGCACTATAGGTCTGGTGGAACTATTTGCGACTCTTTTAAGGCAAGCGAGAACAATGAATGTAAAATTAATGGAACTACTGGAATGAGGAACGATGTGGCAGACACAAATTCTCGTACGGAAATTTTCAAGAATCGAGACGGAAATTTCAATCATCAGCATCAAGATTATGTAATTGAAGAGCAACCTGAACAACTGCTAGCCCAACCAATGGATGCtggtaaaaaaatttcgaaacccGTTTTAATTAGTTCAGTAGCTGTTAGCGTAGACATTATGAGAAAGCAAGGGCTAAAAGTGGATGTAGTTGAGAAGGATAATAATAAAGAACTCAAGAAACCGAACGAGGACGTGAAAAGTTTGAAACAGAAAGAGTCCCCCCTTAAAAAGCCTAACTCTATTAGGATTAGCAATCCAGTGCCGTTAATTCACAAGAAACAAGATCACGAGGCACATAATAATGTTCAGGTGGGTAATGTGAATTctccaatttcgaaaaaatggaGGCAGGACGAGTTAAGAGTTGCCATAGACGATCAAGATGAAAATGATTGTAAATCGAAGTTGTTATCCGCTTGGGTACCGAGACTTCTACAGAAGCCAGAATTGTGTTTAATTTTCGTGGGGAAATTACTAAA CGATGCTGGCCACGTTGTgcatagaaattttaaaacggGCCCTGTGATGCGCCGAGTATCATCGAAATTGATTGAAACAGTAAACCATGAGTTTTACGAATTAATCGGTGACATAAATGATACCAAACATG CGATACCTAAGGAGCTTTTACATCAATGTCGTTACGGATGTCCGTCGAGGATAGAAACATTTTGCAGAACGTGGAAATCATTACGAA GGGACGATGACCATTCAAGGGTGACTACGGTAAAATTAAACGACACAGTAGACGCTATAAATATTGGCGTAAGTTCAAAAGGCAGGAGGATTATACCTCCATTAAGTTATTGGACTG GGGAACGTATTGCTTTGAAGGATAATAACCCAGTATACAGTCCTGGTATTTCGCAAGACTCTCTATTAACGACTTCCTGCGAATGTCGCAGTAACAGTAAACCCTTACAAAAAACGAATAGAAGTAAGAAAAATGATTCCGACGAGTCAAAG AATACACCCGTCAGCGGTGCAGAAAATTCGACTAAGGATTTAAAAAAGATCGGACGCAATAAACACGGAAATTTTGtaacgagaaaaaagagaagAGCCGTGGAGCAAGCGGTAGAATCAAGCGACTCGAGCGACAATAAAAACATTCCCGCCTCTAAG AAGCAAAAAGTTAAAGGAAATCAACGGGGGTCACCAAATTCCGCGGATACGGAGAATAAACAGGATGCAGAAGCAAAAGTAATAACGAAACCGACGCAACCGACCGTACGAGCAAATGGCGATTTTAATACTTCGaaagaaatgtaa
- the LOC143369534 gene encoding uncharacterized protein LOC143369534 isoform X1 gives MAHMAEVKFSDLQTDERYKRLERTLKLALLKKGRKQDGDVSWSSIMSPSISSINADAFDSSTNVPFLQASRIGSEVVSSSNNLKNILLKGKDTKSDHKRTATSSIKKFNKDADPREDQFMMPPPNCDRILSTFKKSNSVAHNIAKAGPVPEIDCTASDIDKESPKESALRYLQNSSNTVQNKKIRIFTRWKVVLNEQGQLIIRGMIECGQIARSKPIIRRLTITTVQSISKHVYYLQGDIVDDGYELPDFVRGKFHSGFPDDWENVYQIWRTFVQQGSKLTFRWPTPIADSDDDLKSEVTDITYASLSSPEDKTLKFKTSNGMRASRLSFNSDCTFNVSQSNSGKENRSPRSGRISNLSTQTRMSNASSKLCDNVAVQTPAKQCSCEKESYKQQESIASSCSYLGNKTNKLKDKLNGIVDNLDKNCPEEFMNKIIEIFDCLNYVMSHGPIKDDESNTEGSKLEQNKCTVQDQRNEANDNSREYCQSELIPLQNPLHLDIDKHSCSIKTDRTITGNKFIGANRDKDDDDDSGSEIYAGVPRISAERVLRQKETLTKPCKRKVRKQLMHQKHNITGNKYTPNVSRDKSFSDASRIANVNSMKFNDSSVSIIGDETECLRVKKFINNTNDEDNVSKHSNFNEIEEGEREKRNSFKRDERTHEMQEHIVQKHSTKHYRSGGTICDSFKASENNECKINGTTGMRNDVADTNSRTEIFKNRDGNFNHQHQDYVIEEQPEQLLAQPMDAGKKISKPVLISSVAVSVDIMRKQGLKVDVVEKDNNKELKKPNEDVKSLKQKESPLKKPNSIRISNPVPLIHKKQDHEAHNNVQVGNVNSPISKKWRQDELRVAIDDQDENDCKSKLLSAWVPRLLQKPELCLIFVGKLLNDAGHVVHRNFKTGPVMRRVSSKLIETVNHEFYELIGDINDTKHAIPKELLHQCRYGCPSRIETFCRTWKSLRRDDDHSRVTTVKLNDTVDAINIGVSSKGRRIIPPLSYWTGERIALKDNNPVYSPGISQDSLLTTSCECRSNSKPLQKTNRSKKNDSDESKNTPVSGAENSTKDLKKIGRNKHGNFVTRKKRRAVEQAVESSDSSDNKNIPASKKQKVKGNQRGSPNSADTENKQDAEAKVITKPTQPTVRANGDFNTSKEMFMRNQSSAETYRDIKCTFYQDIPFKDDILSDDQDSYV, from the exons ATGGCACACATGGCAGAG GTGAAATTTAGTGATCTTCAAACCGATGAACGATATAAAAGGTTAGAACGAACTTTGAAGCTTGCTTTGCTTAAAAAAGGGAGGAAACAGGATGGAGATGTTTCCTGGTCATCGATTATGTCACCTAGCATCTCCAGTATTAATGCAGATGCATTTGATTCGAGTACTAACGTTCCATTCTTACAAGCCTCTAGAATAGGCAGCGAGGTTGTTTCTTCGAGcaacaatttgaaaaatatcCTTTTGAAAGGGAAAGACACTAAAAGTGATCACAAACGGACTGCTACGtctagtattaaaaaattcaacaaaGATGCTGACCCCCGAGAAGATCAGTTTATGATGCCACCGCCTAATTGCGATCGTATTCTTTCTACTTTTAAGAAATCAAATAGCGTGGCACATAACATCGCAAAAGCTGGACCTGTGCCAGAAATCGATTGCACCGCATCTGACATTGACAAAGAATCTCCTAAAGAAAGTGCTCTCCGTTATTTGCAGAATAGTTCTAATACTGTGCAGAATAAAAAGATTAGGATTTTCACGAGGTGGAAAGTTGTGTTAAACGAGCAGGGCCAGTTGATTATCAGAGGAATGATAGAATG TGGACAAATCGCTAGAAGCAAGCCTATTATTAGGCGGTTGACAATTACCACTGTCCAATCTATTTCTAAGCATGTGTATTATCTGCAAGGGGACATTGTTGACGATGGATATG AATTACCAGACTTTGTGAGGGGTAAATTTCATAGTGGATTTCCCGACGATTGGGAAAACGTTTATCAAATTTGGAGAACATTTGTACAGCAAGGGTCTAAACTAACTTTTCGTTGGCCGACCCCTATCGCGGACAGTGACGACGATTTAAAAAGCGAAGTAACAGATATCACTTATGCGTCTCTCAGCAGTCCCGAAGATAAAACACTGAAATTCAAAACTTCCAATGGAATGCGTGCATCCCGACTGTCATTTAATTCCGACTGTACATTTAATGTCTCGCAGTCGAATAGTGGCAAAGAAAATCGTAGCCCGCGTAGTGGTCGAATAAGCAATTTATCCACACAGACACGTATGTCTAACGCGAGCAGTAAGTTGTGTGATAACGTTGCCGTTCAAACTCCCGCAAAGCAGTGCAGTTGTGAGAAAGAAAGCTATAAACAGCAAGAAAGCATAGCTTCGAGCTGCTCTTACCTTGGAAATAAAACTAACAAATTAAAGGATAAATTGAATGGCATTGTTGATAACTTAGATAAGAATTGCCCTGAAGAATTTATGAATAAAATCATTGAAATATTTGACTGTCTAAATTACGTTATGTCGCATGGGCCAATTAAAGACGATGAATCCAATACAGAGGGTTCGAAGCTAGAGCAAAATAAATGTACAGTGCAGGACCAACGTAACGAGGCAAACGACAATTCACGTGAATACTGCCAATCCGAATTGATTCCTCTGCAAAATCCTCTTCATCTTGACATAGATAAACATTCATGTTCTATAAAAACAGATCGCACTATCACGGGTAATAAGTTTATTGGCGCAAATAGAGATAaagatgacgatgacgatagtGGGAGCGAAATTTATGCAGGAGTTCCTAGGATATCAGCGGAACGAGTACTACGGCAAAAGGAAACATTAACTAAACCTTGTAAACGTAAAGTACGAAAACAATTGATGCATCAGAAGCATAATATTACAGGGAACAAATATACTCCAAATGTATCTCGAGACAAAAGTTTCTCCGATGCAAGCAGGATTGCTAATGTTAATAGCATGAAATTTAATGATTCTAGTGTTAGTATTATAGGAGACGAGACAGAATGTCTAAGAGTcaagaaatttattaataatacaaATGATGAAGATAATGTTAGTAAGCAttctaatttcaatgaaattgaaGAGGGAGAACGGGAGAAAAGAAATTCCTTTAAAAGAGATGAACGTACACACGAAATGCAGGAACATATCGTACAGAAGCATTCAACCAAGCACTATAGGTCTGGTGGAACTATTTGCGACTCTTTTAAGGCAAGCGAGAACAATGAATGTAAAATTAATGGAACTACTGGAATGAGGAACGATGTGGCAGACACAAATTCTCGTACGGAAATTTTCAAGAATCGAGACGGAAATTTCAATCATCAGCATCAAGATTATGTAATTGAAGAGCAACCTGAACAACTGCTAGCCCAACCAATGGATGCtggtaaaaaaatttcgaaacccGTTTTAATTAGTTCAGTAGCTGTTAGCGTAGACATTATGAGAAAGCAAGGGCTAAAAGTGGATGTAGTTGAGAAGGATAATAATAAAGAACTCAAGAAACCGAACGAGGACGTGAAAAGTTTGAAACAGAAAGAGTCCCCCCTTAAAAAGCCTAACTCTATTAGGATTAGCAATCCAGTGCCGTTAATTCACAAGAAACAAGATCACGAGGCACATAATAATGTTCAGGTGGGTAATGTGAATTctccaatttcgaaaaaatggaGGCAGGACGAGTTAAGAGTTGCCATAGACGATCAAGATGAAAATGATTGTAAATCGAAGTTGTTATCCGCTTGGGTACCGAGACTTCTACAGAAGCCAGAATTGTGTTTAATTTTCGTGGGGAAATTACTAAA CGATGCTGGCCACGTTGTgcatagaaattttaaaacggGCCCTGTGATGCGCCGAGTATCATCGAAATTGATTGAAACAGTAAACCATGAGTTTTACGAATTAATCGGTGACATAAATGATACCAAACATG CGATACCTAAGGAGCTTTTACATCAATGTCGTTACGGATGTCCGTCGAGGATAGAAACATTTTGCAGAACGTGGAAATCATTACGAA GGGACGATGACCATTCAAGGGTGACTACGGTAAAATTAAACGACACAGTAGACGCTATAAATATTGGCGTAAGTTCAAAAGGCAGGAGGATTATACCTCCATTAAGTTATTGGACTG GGGAACGTATTGCTTTGAAGGATAATAACCCAGTATACAGTCCTGGTATTTCGCAAGACTCTCTATTAACGACTTCCTGCGAATGTCGCAGTAACAGTAAACCCTTACAAAAAACGAATAGAAGTAAGAAAAATGATTCCGACGAGTCAAAG AATACACCCGTCAGCGGTGCAGAAAATTCGACTAAGGATTTAAAAAAGATCGGACGCAATAAACACGGAAATTTTGtaacgagaaaaaagagaagAGCCGTGGAGCAAGCGGTAGAATCAAGCGACTCGAGCGACAATAAAAACATTCCCGCCTCTAAG AAGCAAAAAGTTAAAGGAAATCAACGGGGGTCACCAAATTCCGCGGATACGGAGAATAAACAGGATGCAGAAGCAAAAGTAATAACGAAACCGACGCAACCGACCGTACGAGCAAATGGCGATTTTAATACTTCGaaagaaat GTTTATGAGAAACCAATCTTCAGCTGAAACCTACCGCGATATAAAATGTACGTTTTATCAAGATATTCCATTTAAGGATGACATTTTATCCGACGATCAAGATTCTTATGTATGA